The following are encoded in a window of Maylandia zebra isolate NMK-2024a linkage group LG5, Mzebra_GT3a, whole genome shotgun sequence genomic DNA:
- the LOC101472529 gene encoding myosin heavy chain, fast skeletal muscle, whose amino-acid sequence MGDADMECFGAAAMYLRKPERERIEAQNAPFDAKTAYFVTEPKEMYLKGKLVKREGGKATVDTLCGKTITVKEDEVFPMNPPKFDKIEDMAMMTHLSEPTVLYNLKERYAAWMIYTYSGLFCVTVNPYKWLPVYDSGVVAGYRGKKRIEAPPHIFSISDNAYQFMLQDRENQSILITGESGAGKTVNTKRVIQYFATIAVAGGKKTEQVPGKMQGSLEDQIIAANPLLEAYGNAKTVRNDNSSRFGKFIRIHFGTTGKLASADIETYLLEKSRVTFQLSAERSYHIFYQLTTGHKPELIEALLITTNPYDYPMISQGEITVKSINDVEEFIATDTAIDILGFTAEEKISMYKLTGAAMQHGNMKFKQKQREEQAEPDGTEVADKIAYLMGLNSSDLLKALCYPRVKVGNEFVTKGQTVPQVNNAVSALCKSVYEKMFLWMVVRINEMLDTKQPRQFFIGVLDIAGFEIFDFNSLEQLCINFTNEKLQQFFNHHMFVLEQEEYKKEGIEWEFIDFGMDLAACIELIEKPMGIFSILEEECIVPKATDMTFKSKLYDQHVGKSAPFQKPKPAKGKAEAHFSLVHYAGTVDYNVNGWLEKNKDPLNDSVVQLYQKSSTKLLAFLYASHAGSEAEGGGGKKGGKKKGGSFQTVSALFRENLGKLMTNLRSTHPHFVRCLIPNESKTPGLMENFLVIHQLRCNGVLEGIRICRKGFPSRILYGDFKQRYKVLNASIIPEGQFIDNKKASEKLLGSINVDHSQYKFGHTKVFFKAGLLGTLEEMRDEKLAELVTMTQALCRGFLMRREFVKMMERRDAIFSIQYNIRSFMNVKTWPWMKLYFKIKPLLKSAETEKEMAAMKETFEKTKEDLAKALAKKKELEEKMVSLLQEKNDLLLQVQSEGENLADAEERCEGLIKAKIQLEAKLKETAERLEDEEEMNAELTAKKRKLEDECSELKKDIDDLELTLAKVEKEKHATENKVKNLTEELAAQDESIAKLSKEKKALQEAHQQVLDDLQAEEDKVNSLTKAKTKLEQQVDDLEGSLEQEKKLRMDLERAKRKLEGDLKLAQETIMDLENDKQQSDEKIKKKDFEISQLLSKIEDEQSLGLQLQKKIKELQARIEELEEEIEAERAARAKVEKQRSDLSRELEEISERLEEAGGATAAQIEMNKKREAEFQKLRRDLEEATLQHEATAAALRKKQADSVAELGEQIDNLQRVKQKLEKEKSEYKMEIDDLASNMEGIAKAKANLEKMCRTLEDQLNELKSKNDENVRQLNDIGAQKARLQTENGEYSRQIEEKEALVSQLTRGKLAYTQQIEELKRHIEEEVKAKNALAHAVQSARHDCDLLREQYEEEQEAKAELQRSMSKANSEVAQWRTKYETDAIQRTEELEEAKKKLAQRLQDAEESIEAMNAKCASLEKTKQRLQGEVEDLMIDVERANALAANLDKKQRNFDKVLAEWKQKYEESQAELEGSQKEARSLSTELFKMKNSYEEALDHLETLKRENKNLQQEISDLSEQLGETGKTIHELEKGKKTVESEKSEIQTALEEAEATLEHEESKILRIQLELTQVKSEVDRKIAEKDEEIEQIKRNSQRVIESMQTTLDAEVRSRNDALRIKKKMEGDLNEMEIQLSHANRQAAESQKQLRNVQGQLKDAQLHLDEAIRSQEDMKEQVAMVERRNNLMQAEIEELRAALEQTERGRKIAEQELVDASERVGLLHSQNTSLINTKKKLEADFIQIQGEVEDAVQEARNAEEKAKKAITDAAMMAEELKKEQDTSAHLERMKKNLEVTVKDLQHRLDEAENLAMKGGKKQLQKLEARVRELESEVESEQRRGAEAVKGVRKYERRVKELTYQTEEDKKNIARLQDLVDKLQLKVKAYKRQAEEAEEQANTHISRLRKVQHELEEAQERADIAESQVNKLRAKSREIGKGKEAEE is encoded by the exons atgggagacgcagacatggaGTGTTTTGGCGCGGCGGCCATGTACCTCCGCAAGCCAGAAAGAGAGCGCATTGAAGCCCAGAACGCTCCATTTGATGCTAAAACAGCATACTTTGTGACTGAGCCCAAAGAAATGTACCTCAAGGGGAAACTTGTTAAGAGAGAGGGCGGCAAAGCCACCGTGGACACTCTGTGCGGGAAG ACTATCACCGTGAAAGAAGATGAAGTCTTCCCCATGAACCCTCCAAAGTTCGATAAGATTGAGGACATGGCCATGATGACCCACCTCAGTGAGCCTACTGTGCTGTATAACCTCAAAGAGCGCTATGCAGCATGGATGATCTAC ACCTACTCTGGGCTGTTCTGCGTCACTGTGAACCCCTACAAGTGGCTCCCAGTGTATGATTCAGGGGTTGTGGCAGGATACAGGGGCAAGAAGAGAATTGAGGCTCCACCCCACATCTTCTCCATCTCTGATAACGCCTATCAGTTCATGCTCCAAG ACCGTGAGAATCAGTCCATCCTTATCAC TGGAGAATCTGGTGCAGGAAAGACTGTCAACACTAAGCGTGTCATCCAGTACTTTGCGACAATCGCAGTGGCTGGAGGAAAGAAAACCGAGCAAGTCCCTGGAAAAATGCAG GGGTCCCTTGAGGATCAAATCATTGCAGCGAATCCACTGCTGGAGGCTTATGGTAATGCCAAAACAGTGAGGAATGACAACTCATCCCGTTTT ggTAAATTCATCAGAATCCATTTTGGCACAACTGGGAAATTGGCCTCAGCTGACATTGAAACAT ATCTGCTGGAGAAGTCTCGCGTGACGTTCCAGCTCTCTGCTGAGAGGAGCTACCATATCTTCTATCAGCTCACAACAGGCCACAAACCTGAGCTCATCG agGCTCTCCTGATCACCACAAACCCATACGACTATCCCATGATCAGTCAGGGTGAAATCACTGTCAAGAGTATCAATGACGTTGAAGAATTCATCGCTACTGAT ACTGCCATTGACATCCTGGGCTTCACCGCAGAGGAGAAAATTAGCATGTATAAACTGACCGGAGCTGCGATGCAACACGGAAACATGAAGTTCAAGCAGAAGCAGCGAGAAGAGCAGGCTGAGCCAGATGGCACTGAGG TCGCGGATAAAATCGCCTACCTTATGGGCCTGAACTCATCTGACTTGCTTAAGGCACTGTGCTACCCAAGAGTCAAAGTTGGAAACGAGTTTGTGACTAAGGGTCAGACTGTCCCGCAG GTCAACAACGCCGTCTCGGCGCTCTGCAAGTCCGTTTATGAGAAAATGTTCTTGTGGATGGTCGTCAGAATCAACGAGATGTTGGACACAAAGCAGCCGAGACAGTTCTTCATCGGTGTGCTCGACATTGCTGGATTCGAAATCTTTGAT ttCAACAGCCTGGAACAGCTGTGCATCAACTTCACCAATGAAAAACTGCAACAGTTTTTCAACCATCACATGTTTGTCCTGGAGCAAGAAGAGTACAAGAAAGAGGGCATTGAATGGGAGTTCATTGACTTTGGCATGGACTTGGCTGCCTGCATTGAGCTTATTGAGAAG CCAATGGGCATCTTCTCCATCCTTGAAGAGGAGTGCATTGTCCCCAAGGCAACAGACATGACCTTCAAGAGCAAACTCTATGACCAGCATGTTGGCAAAAGTGCCCCCTTCCAGAAACCAAAGCCTGCCAAAGGCAAAGCTGAGGCCCACTTCTCCCTGGTGCACTATGCTGGTACTGTTGACTACAATGTTaatggctggctggagaagaacaAAGACCCCCTGAACGACTCTGTGGTACAGCTCTACCAGAAGTCTTCAACAAAGCTGTTGGCTTTCCTGTATGCGTCTCATGCCGGTTCCGAAG CTGAGGGCGGTGGTGGCAAGAAAGGTGGCAAAAAGAAGGGTGGCTCCTTCCAGACGGTGTCTGCATTGTTCAGG GAGAATCTGGGCAAGCTGATGACCAACCTGAGGAGCACTCATCCTCACTTTGTGCGCTGCTTGATTCCCAATGAGTCAAAGACGCCAG GCCTCATGGAGAACTTCCTGGTCATCCACCAGCTGAGGTGTAACGGTGTGCTGGAGGGGATCAGGATCTGCAGGAAAGGGTTCCCCAGCAGAATCCTCTACGGTGACTTCAAGCAGAG ATACAAGGTATTGAATGCTAGCATCATTCCTGAGGGACAGTTCATTGACAACAAGAAGGCCTCAGAGAAACTTCTGGGATCCATCAACGTGGACCACTCTCAGTACAAGTTTGGTCACACCAAG GTGTTCTTCAAAGCCGGTCTGCTGGGAACtctggaggagatgagagacgAGAAGCTGGCTGAGCTGGTCACAATGACTCAGGCTCTCTGCAGAGGTTTCCTCATGAGGCGTGAGTTTGTCaagatgatggagaggag agATGCTATTTTCTCCATCCAGTACAACATCCGTTCATTCATGAATGTCAAAACCTGGCCGTGGATGAAGCTGTACTTCAAGATTAAGCCTCTGCTGAAGAGTGCAGAGACGGAGAAAGAGATGGCCGCAATGAAAGAGACCTTTGAAAAGACCAAAGAGGATCTGGCAAAGGCTCTGGCTAAGAAGAAAGAACTGGAGGAAAAGATGGTTTCTCTGCTGCAGGAGAAGAATGACTTACTGTTACAAGTGCAGTCT GAAGGTGAAAACCTTGCTGATGCAGAGGAAAGGTGTGAGGGGCTCATTAAAGCAAAAATCCAGCTTGAGGCCAAACTCAAAGAGACAGCTGAGAGactggaggatgaggaggaaatgAACGCTGAGCTGACTGCAAAGAagaggaagctggaggacgagtgctctgagctgaagaaggatATTGATGACTTGGAGCTGACCCTGGCCAAAGTGGAAAAGGAGAAACATGCCACTGAGAACAAG GTCAAAAACCTCACAGAGGAACTGGCTGCTCAAGATGAGTCCATTGCCAAGctgagcaaagaaaagaaagccctCCAAGAGGCCCATCAGCAGGTCCTCGATGACCTGCAGGCAGAGGAAGACAAAGTTAACAGTCTGACGAAGGCCAAGACCAAGCTGGAGCAGCAAGTGGACGAT CTTGAAGGTTCCCTGGAGCAAGAAAAGAAGCTTCGCATGGACCTTGAGCGGGCTAAAAGAAAGCTTGAAGGTGACCTTAAACTGGCCCAAGAAACCATCATGGATCTGGAGAACGATAAGCAGCAATCtgatgagaaaataaagaa gaAGGACTTTGAGATTAGCCAGCTCCTGAGTAAGATCGAGGATGAGCAATCTCTGGGACTGCAGTTACAGAAGAAGATAAAGGAACTTCAG gcTCGTATTGAGGAGCTCGAGGAGGAGATTGAGGCTGAACGTGCTGCTCGGGCCAAGGTGGAGAAGCAGAGGTCTGATCTCTCCAGAGAGCTGGAGGAGATCAGTGAGAGACTCGAGGAAGCTGGCGGAGCAACTGCAGCTCAGATTGAGATGAACAAGAAGCGCGAGGCCGAGTTTCAGAAGCTGCGGCGTGATCTCGAAGAGGCCACCCTGCAGCACGAAGCCACCGCCGCAGCTCTCCGCAAGAAGCAGGCTGACAGCGTGGCTGAGCTAGGAGAGCAGATTGATAACCTGCAGAGAGTCAAACAGAAGCTGGAGAAAGAGAAAAGCGAGTACAAGATGGAGATTGATGACCTTGCAAGCAACATGGAGGGTATTGCCAAAGCCAAG GCAAACCTTGAGAAGATGTGCAGGACATTGGAAGATCAGCTAAATGAGCTCAAGTCAAAGAACGATGAAAATGTTCGTCAGCTGAATGATATCGGTGCACAAAAAGCACGACTTCAGACTGAAAATG GTGAATATTCACGGCAGATCGAGGAGAAAGAAGCTCTTGTGTCTCAGCTGACCAGAGGCAAACTGGCCTACACTCAGCAAATTGAGGAGCTTAAGAGGCACATAGAGGAGGAAGTCAAG GCCAAGAACGCCCTGGCTCATGCTGTCCAGTCAGCTCGGCATGACTGCGACCTCCTCAGGGAGCAGtatgaggaggagcaggaggccaAAGCTGAGCTGCAGCGTTCAATGTCCAAGGCAAACAGCGAGGTGGCTCAGTGGAGGACCAAATATGAAACTGATGCTATTCAGCGCActgaggagctggaggaggcaaA GAAAAAGCTCGCCCAGCGTCTCCAGGATGCAGAGGAGTCCATCGAAGCTATGAATGCAAAATGTGCCTCTCTGGAAAAGaccaaacagagactgcagggtGAAGTGGAGGACCTGATGATCGACGTGGAGAGAGCTAATGCTCTGGCTGCTAACCTTGACAAGAAGCAGAGAAACTTTGACAAG GTTCTTGCAGAGTGGAAACAGAAGTATGAGGAAAGCCAGGCAGAGCTGGAGGGATCTCAGAAGGAGGCTCGTTCTCTCAGCACTGAACTGTTCAAGATGAAAAACTCCTACGAGGAAGCTCTTGATCACCTGGAGACCCTGAAGAGGGAGAACAAGAACCTGCAAC AGGAGATATCAGACCTGAGTGAACAACTTGGCGAGACCGGTAAAACCATCCATGAGCTTGAGAAGGGAAAGAAGACAGTGGAAAGTGAGAAGTCAGAAATCCAGACAGCTTTGGAAGAGGCCGAG GCTACTCTGGAGCACGAGGAATCCAAGATCCTTCGCATTCAGCTTGAGCTGACCCAAGTCAAGAGTGAAGTTGACAGGAAGATTGCAGAGAAGGACGAGGAGATTGAACAGATCAAGAGGAACAGCCAGAGAGTGATCGAGTCCATGCAAACTACTCTGGATGCTGAGGTCAGGAGCAGGAATGATGCCCTGAGAATCAAGAAGAAGATGGAGGGAGACCTGAATGAGATGGAGATTCAGCTGAGTCATGCCAACCGCCAGGCAGCTGAATcccagaaacagctgagaaatgtGCAGGGACAGCTGAAG GATGCCCAGCTCCATCTTGATGAAGCCATTAGAAGCCAGGAAGACATGAAGGAGCAGGTTGCAATGGTGGAGCGCAGAAACAACCTGATGCAGGCTGAGATCGAGGAGCTGAGAGCTGCACTGGAGCAAACAGAGAGAGGCCGCAAGATTGCTGAACAGGAGCTGGTTGATGCCAGCGAGCGTGTGGGACTGCTGCACTCTCAG AACACCAGCCTTATCAACACCAAGAAGAAGCTGGAGGCTGATTTCATTCAGATCCAAGGTGAAGTGGAAGATGCTGTCCAGGAGGCCAGAAATGCTGAAGAAAAGGCCAAGAAGGCCATCACTGAT GCTGCCATGATGGCAgaagagctgaagaaggagCAGGACACCAGTGCTCATTTGGAGAGGATGAAGAAGAACCTGGAGGTGACAGTGAAGGACCTGCAGCACCGCCTTGATGAAGCTGAGAACCTGGCCATGAAAGGCGGCAAGAAGCAGCTCCAGAAACTGGAGGCTAGG GTACGTGAGCTTGAATCTGAAGTTGAATCTGAGCAAAGACGAGGAGCTGAAGCTGTCAAAGGTGTTCGCAAGTATGAGAGAAGAGTGAAAGAGCTTACCTATCAG ACAGAGGAGGACAAGAAGAATATTGCCAGGCTTCAAGATCTGGTGGATAAGCTGCAGCTGAAAGTGAAGGCCTACAAGAGACAGGCTGAGGAGGCT GAGGAGCAAGCCAATACTCACATTTCAAGGCTGAGGAAGGTTCAGCACGAGCTGGAGGAAGCTCAGGAGCGCGCTGACATCGCTGAGTCCCAGGTCAACAAGCTGAGGGCTAAGAGTCGTGAAATTGGAAAA GGAAAGGAAGCTGAAGAATAA